A window of the Streptomyces luomodiensis genome harbors these coding sequences:
- a CDS encoding DUF5999 family protein has product MCQHQPPCPSADSADREAAHLVAHHPEQGWSLLCNGVLLFEDTGELLPDGRVIAPCRPLGSEHVVTAA; this is encoded by the coding sequence ATGTGCCAGCACCAACCACCCTGCCCATCAGCCGACTCCGCCGACCGGGAGGCCGCGCATCTGGTGGCGCACCACCCGGAGCAGGGATGGAGCCTGCTGTGCAACGGTGTCCTGCTCTTCGAGGACACCGGTGAGCTGTTGCCGGACGGGCGCGTCATCGCACCGTGCCGGCCGCTGGGTTCCGAGCACGTCGTCACCGCGGCCTGA
- the gcvP gene encoding aminomethyl-transferring glycine dehydrogenase — protein sequence MTANRIALSDLERGTPFEQRHIGPDGEAQAKMLAQVGFGSLDELTEAAVPDVIKSAEALGALPPARSEPEVLAELRGLADRNQVLPSMIGLGYYGTFTPPVILRNVLENPAWYTAYTPYQPEISQGRLEALLNFQTVVADLTGLPTAGASLLDEATAAAEAMALSRRVGKGKEGVFLVDADCLPQTIAVIRTRAEPTGVEVVVADLAEGIPDEIAERGVFGVLVQYPGASGAVRDPRPVIERAHELGAVVTVAADLLALTLLTSPGELGADIAVGSSQRFGVPMGFGGPHAGFMAVRDTYARNLPGRLVGVSVDADGDKAYRLALQTREQHIRREKATSNICTAQVLLAVMAGMYAVYHGPEGLAAIARRTHRYASVLAEGLRARGVEVVHEAFFDTLTARVPGRAAEVVAAAREAGVNLRLTDADHVGIACDETTGRAQLSAVWCAFGTDGQGDGAPGLPDIDELDASASDALPAALLRRDGYLTHPVFHQHRSETAMLRYLRGLADRDYALDRGMIPLGSCTMKLNATTEMEPITWPEFGALHPFAPAEQARGYLTLVRELEERLAEVTGYDKVSLQPNAGSQGELAGLLAVRAYHRANGDTQRTICLIPSSAHGTNAASAVMAGMKVVVVKTGEDGEIDADDLRAKIEKHGAELAVLMVTYPSTHGVFEEHITEICAAVHDAGGQVYVDGANLNALVGLAEPGRFGGDVSHLNLHKTFCIPHGGGGPGVGPVAVREHLAPYLPNHPLQPAAGPATGVGPVSAAPWGSAGILPISWAYIRLMGAEGLRHATQVAVLGANYIAKRLEPHYPVLYTGPGGLVAHECIVDLRPLTKATGVTVDDVAKRLIDYGFHAPTMSFPVAGTLMIEPTESEDLAELDRFCQAMIAIRAEIEKVASGEWTKEDNPLRNAPHTAASLTGEWNHPYSREEAVFPAGVSAAGKYWPPVRRIDGAYGDRNLVCSCPPLESYEG from the coding sequence ATGACCGCCAATCGCATCGCTCTCTCCGACCTGGAACGCGGTACTCCGTTCGAGCAGCGCCATATCGGCCCCGACGGCGAGGCGCAGGCCAAGATGCTCGCCCAGGTCGGTTTCGGCTCGTTGGACGAGCTCACCGAGGCCGCCGTACCGGACGTGATAAAGAGCGCCGAGGCGCTGGGTGCCCTGCCCCCGGCCCGCAGCGAGCCGGAGGTCCTCGCCGAGCTGCGCGGACTCGCCGACCGCAACCAGGTGCTGCCGTCGATGATCGGCCTCGGCTACTACGGCACCTTCACCCCGCCGGTGATCCTGCGCAATGTGCTGGAGAACCCCGCCTGGTACACCGCGTACACGCCCTACCAGCCGGAGATCTCCCAGGGCCGGCTGGAGGCCCTGCTCAACTTCCAGACCGTCGTCGCCGATCTGACCGGGCTGCCCACCGCCGGTGCCTCGCTGCTGGACGAGGCCACCGCGGCCGCCGAGGCCATGGCGCTGTCACGGCGCGTCGGCAAGGGCAAGGAGGGCGTCTTCCTGGTCGACGCCGACTGTCTGCCGCAGACCATCGCGGTCATCCGGACCCGCGCCGAGCCGACCGGTGTCGAGGTCGTCGTCGCCGACCTGGCCGAGGGCATCCCGGACGAGATCGCCGAGCGCGGGGTCTTCGGCGTGCTGGTGCAGTACCCGGGCGCCTCCGGCGCGGTGCGCGATCCGCGCCCGGTCATCGAGCGCGCCCATGAGCTCGGCGCCGTCGTCACCGTCGCCGCCGATCTGCTCGCGCTCACCCTGCTCACCTCGCCCGGCGAGCTGGGCGCGGACATCGCGGTCGGCAGCAGCCAGCGGTTCGGCGTCCCGATGGGCTTCGGCGGACCGCACGCCGGCTTCATGGCGGTGCGCGACACCTACGCCCGTAACCTTCCCGGCCGCCTGGTCGGGGTCTCCGTGGACGCCGACGGCGACAAGGCGTACCGGCTGGCGCTGCAGACCCGGGAGCAGCACATCCGCCGGGAGAAGGCCACCAGCAACATCTGCACCGCGCAGGTGCTGCTGGCCGTGATGGCCGGGATGTACGCCGTCTACCACGGCCCGGAGGGGCTCGCGGCGATCGCCCGTCGCACCCACCGCTACGCCTCCGTGCTCGCCGAGGGGCTGCGGGCCCGCGGGGTCGAGGTGGTGCACGAGGCGTTCTTCGACACCCTCACCGCACGGGTGCCGGGCCGGGCCGCCGAGGTCGTGGCCGCGGCCCGTGAGGCCGGGGTCAATCTGCGGCTGACCGACGCCGACCACGTCGGCATCGCCTGTGACGAGACGACCGGGCGGGCGCAGCTGTCCGCCGTATGGTGCGCCTTCGGGACGGACGGCCAAGGCGACGGCGCTCCGGGGCTCCCCGACATCGACGAACTGGACGCCTCGGCGTCCGACGCGCTGCCCGCGGCCCTGCTGCGCCGGGACGGCTATCTGACCCATCCGGTCTTCCACCAGCACCGCTCCGAAACCGCGATGCTGCGCTATCTGCGGGGCCTGGCCGACCGGGACTACGCTCTGGACCGGGGCATGATCCCGCTCGGCTCCTGCACCATGAAGCTCAACGCCACCACCGAGATGGAGCCGATCACCTGGCCCGAGTTCGGCGCGCTGCACCCCTTCGCACCGGCCGAGCAGGCCCGGGGCTATCTGACCCTGGTCCGTGAGCTGGAGGAGCGGCTGGCCGAGGTCACCGGCTACGACAAGGTCTCCCTCCAGCCGAACGCCGGATCGCAGGGCGAGCTGGCCGGACTGCTGGCGGTGCGCGCCTACCACCGGGCCAATGGGGACACCCAGCGCACCATCTGCCTGATCCCGTCCTCCGCGCACGGCACCAACGCCGCCAGCGCCGTGATGGCCGGGATGAAGGTCGTCGTGGTGAAAACCGGCGAGGACGGCGAGATCGACGCCGACGATCTGCGCGCCAAGATCGAGAAGCACGGTGCGGAACTGGCCGTGCTGATGGTCACCTACCCGTCCACCCACGGGGTGTTCGAGGAGCACATCACCGAGATCTGCGCCGCCGTGCACGACGCGGGCGGGCAGGTCTACGTGGACGGCGCCAACCTCAACGCGCTGGTCGGGCTCGCCGAGCCGGGCCGGTTCGGCGGCGATGTCTCGCACCTGAACCTGCACAAGACCTTCTGCATCCCGCACGGCGGGGGCGGCCCCGGCGTCGGACCGGTCGCGGTGCGCGAGCACCTGGCGCCCTACCTCCCCAACCATCCGCTACAGCCCGCCGCCGGCCCGGCCACCGGCGTCGGCCCCGTCTCGGCCGCGCCGTGGGGCTCGGCGGGCATCCTGCCGATCTCCTGGGCGTACATCCGGCTGATGGGCGCCGAGGGGCTGCGGCACGCGACCCAGGTCGCGGTGCTCGGCGCCAACTACATCGCCAAGCGGCTCGAACCGCACTACCCGGTGCTCTACACCGGTCCCGGCGGGCTGGTGGCCCATGAGTGCATCGTGGATCTGCGCCCGCTGACGAAGGCCACCGGGGTGACCGTCGACGATGTGGCCAAGCGCCTGATCGACTACGGCTTCCACGCCCCGACGATGTCGTTCCCGGTCGCCGGGACGCTGATGATCGAGCCGACGGAGAGCGAGGACCTGGCGGAGCTGGACCGGTTCTGCCAGGCGATGATCGCCATCCGGGCCGAGATCGAGAAGGTCGCCTCGGGCGAGTGGACCAAGGAGGACAATCCGCTCCGGAACGCCCCGCATACGGCGGCGTCGCTGACCGGGGAGTGGAACCACCCCTACTCCCGGGAGGAAGCGGTCTTCCCGGCCGGGGTGTCGGCGGCCGGCAAGTACTGGCCGCCGGTGCGGCGGATCGACGGGGCCTACGGGGACCGCAACCTCGTCTGCTCCTGCCCGCCCCTGGAGTCCTACGAGGGCTGA